A genomic stretch from Schaalia odontolytica includes:
- the metK gene encoding methionine adenosyltransferase — protein MSQQLFSSESVTEGHPDKVCDRISDAILDALLAADPRSRVAVETMAATGLIHIAGEVTTEAYVEIPEIVRREILSIGYDSSRVGFDGASCGISLSLDGQSPDIAGGVDEALEVRGTTSCDPRDRLGAGDQGIMFGYASSDTPDLMPAPIWLAHRLAKRLTDVRQQGIVEGLRPDGKTQVTLAYENGRPVGIDTIVVSTQHDEALSQAAIADAVRDYVIAPVIAESGLELATGTMNTLINPSGRFVLGGPAADAGLTGRKIIVDTYGGMARHGGGAFSGKDPSKVDRSATYAARWVAKNVVAADIAQRCEIQLAYAIGRARPIGLYVDTFGTARVPEECIADAIREVFDLRPLGMIEDLDLLRPIYRETAAYGHFGRDQFPWEETNRIEQLKAALA, from the coding sequence GTGAGTCAACAGCTTTTTTCTTCCGAGTCCGTCACCGAAGGTCACCCCGATAAGGTCTGTGACCGTATCTCCGATGCGATCCTCGACGCGCTGCTCGCAGCCGATCCTCGCTCCCGCGTCGCCGTCGAGACGATGGCTGCCACCGGTCTGATCCACATCGCCGGTGAGGTGACAACCGAGGCATACGTCGAGATCCCAGAGATCGTGCGTCGCGAGATCCTCTCGATCGGATACGACTCGTCGCGCGTTGGCTTCGATGGTGCGTCCTGTGGCATATCGCTGTCGCTGGACGGGCAGAGTCCCGACATCGCCGGCGGCGTGGACGAGGCGCTCGAGGTGCGCGGCACCACAAGCTGCGACCCGCGTGATCGACTGGGTGCAGGCGATCAGGGCATCATGTTTGGTTACGCGTCCTCAGACACGCCCGACCTCATGCCTGCCCCCATTTGGCTGGCTCACCGACTTGCCAAGCGCCTGACCGACGTGCGTCAGCAGGGCATTGTTGAGGGACTGCGTCCCGATGGTAAGACCCAGGTGACCCTCGCCTATGAGAACGGCCGCCCGGTAGGCATCGACACGATCGTCGTGTCCACGCAGCACGACGAGGCCCTCTCTCAGGCGGCAATCGCCGACGCAGTGCGCGACTACGTCATTGCTCCCGTCATCGCGGAGTCCGGCCTCGAGCTGGCGACAGGCACTATGAATACTCTCATCAACCCCTCGGGTCGCTTCGTCCTCGGTGGCCCCGCGGCGGACGCCGGGCTGACCGGACGCAAGATCATCGTCGACACATACGGTGGCATGGCCCGCCATGGCGGCGGTGCCTTCTCCGGGAAGGACCCGTCGAAGGTTGACCGCTCCGCGACGTACGCCGCCCGCTGGGTCGCCAAGAACGTCGTCGCCGCCGACATCGCCCAGCGTTGCGAGATTCAGCTCGCCTACGCGATTGGGCGCGCCCGTCCGATTGGCCTCTACGTCGACACCTTCGGCACGGCACGCGTCCCCGAGGAGTGTATTGCGGATGCCATCCGCGAGGTCTTCGACCTGCGTCCACTTGGAATGATCGAGGACCTCGACCTGCTGCGTCCGATCTACCGCGAAACAGCTGCCTACGGCCATTTCGGTCGCGACCAGTTCCCGTGGGAGGAAACCAACCGCATCGAACAGCTCAAGGCTGCGCTCGCATGA
- the gmk gene encoding guanylate kinase produces the protein MTKAQLTVLAGPTAVGKGTVVTALTKRYPTLKVSVSATTRDPRPGELNGVHYYFVSPQDFDAMIERGDMLEWALVHGNNKYGTPRGPVDEALNAGTPVLLEIDLAGARQVRAKRPDAQFIFLSPPSWEELERRLIGRGTEGAEEQARRLATARVELDAASEFDHVVINDDVERAVDELARLIGLE, from the coding sequence ATGACTAAGGCTCAACTGACTGTCCTTGCTGGCCCCACAGCTGTGGGAAAGGGAACCGTTGTCACTGCCCTGACCAAGCGCTACCCGACACTGAAGGTGTCGGTTTCGGCAACGACTCGCGATCCTCGGCCCGGTGAACTGAACGGCGTCCACTACTACTTCGTTTCCCCCCAAGACTTCGATGCAATGATCGAAAGGGGAGACATGTTGGAGTGGGCGCTTGTTCATGGCAACAACAAGTACGGCACGCCGCGTGGCCCCGTCGACGAAGCCCTCAACGCCGGCACGCCCGTCCTCCTGGAGATCGACCTGGCGGGCGCGCGTCAAGTGCGGGCCAAACGGCCCGACGCGCAGTTCATCTTCCTCTCGCCCCCTTCATGGGAGGAGCTTGAACGCCGCCTTATCGGTCGCGGCACAGAGGGAGCAGAGGAACAGGCTCGTCGTCTCGCCACGGCACGAGTCGAGCTGGACGCCGCATCCGAGTTTGATCACGTTGTGATCAACGACGATGTCGAGCGCGCGGTGGATGAGCTGGCTCGGCTCATTGGCCTGGAGTAG
- the rpoZ gene encoding DNA-directed RNA polymerase subunit omega, with protein MSGIVAQPVGITSPPIDDLLEHVDSKYALVIFAAKRARQINSYNLQLQQNMIQFVGPVVDVQPDEKPLAVSLREINEGLLSLEANPEA; from the coding sequence ATGTCCGGAATTGTTGCCCAGCCCGTGGGTATCACGTCCCCGCCCATTGACGATCTGCTGGAGCACGTCGATTCCAAGTACGCGCTGGTTATCTTCGCTGCGAAGCGTGCGCGCCAGATCAACTCCTACAACCTGCAGCTTCAGCAGAACATGATCCAGTTCGTGGGTCCGGTTGTTGATGTGCAGCCCGACGAGAAGCCCCTGGCGGTTTCCCTGCGTGAGATCAACGAAGGCCTCCTGTCTCTCGAAGCTAACCCCGAGGCCTGA
- the coaBC gene encoding bifunctional phosphopantothenoylcysteine decarboxylase/phosphopantothenate--cysteine ligase CoaBC, with amino-acid sequence MATIVVGVTGGVAAFKAPIVVRECQRAGHDVYVAATQASLDFVGRSTWEGITSRPVVVDIAGEGRAEHVELARIADLIIVVPATANSLAHLAAGFADDMVSLTVLASDAPVVVAPAMHSNMWLAPATQANVRTLRERGVHVIDPTSGALGSGDSGVGRLPEPELIARQALAVLAEHQQASCALAGRRLVVTAGGTREPIDPVRFLGNRSSGRQGLAIASAAAHAGGSVQVIAANIESALLSALPAGVQVTRVGSALQMRDATIAAVARADALVMTAAVADFRPEVASVSKMKKDPTNEDVPTIRLIRNPDILAEIGHSEQRPPLVVGFAAETGTDEEILAYGADKAARKGADFICLNRVGESVGFGDVPNDIRLLDASGRIVGRYVGSKDEVATGLVGHMASFLDSLKR; translated from the coding sequence GTGGCAACGATTGTCGTCGGAGTGACCGGCGGCGTCGCAGCCTTCAAAGCACCCATCGTGGTCCGCGAGTGTCAACGCGCGGGCCACGACGTGTATGTCGCTGCGACGCAGGCGTCATTGGATTTCGTCGGCCGATCGACCTGGGAGGGAATCACGTCCAGACCGGTCGTCGTGGACATCGCGGGGGAGGGGCGCGCCGAACACGTTGAACTCGCTCGCATCGCCGACCTCATCATCGTCGTACCCGCGACCGCGAACTCTCTGGCGCACCTCGCCGCGGGCTTTGCCGACGACATGGTGTCTCTCACCGTGCTTGCATCGGATGCGCCCGTGGTCGTCGCACCTGCGATGCACTCCAACATGTGGCTGGCACCCGCCACACAGGCGAACGTACGCACGCTTCGCGAGCGTGGCGTCCACGTCATAGATCCAACGTCAGGAGCGCTCGGTTCCGGAGATAGTGGCGTTGGGCGCCTGCCTGAGCCCGAGCTGATTGCACGCCAGGCCCTCGCGGTCTTGGCCGAGCATCAGCAGGCCTCGTGCGCACTCGCTGGCCGCAGGCTCGTCGTCACCGCCGGCGGCACACGCGAGCCGATCGATCCGGTGCGCTTCCTCGGCAACCGGTCGTCGGGGCGGCAGGGCCTCGCGATCGCTTCGGCCGCTGCACACGCCGGCGGATCGGTTCAGGTGATCGCGGCCAACATTGAGTCGGCTCTTCTTTCTGCGCTCCCGGCAGGTGTGCAGGTGACGCGCGTGGGCAGTGCCCTACAGATGCGCGACGCCACCATCGCCGCGGTTGCACGCGCCGATGCTCTTGTCATGACGGCCGCCGTCGCCGACTTCCGGCCCGAGGTCGCCTCGGTATCCAAGATGAAGAAGGACCCGACGAACGAGGACGTGCCGACGATTCGCCTGATCCGTAATCCCGACATTCTCGCCGAAATCGGGCACAGTGAGCAGCGCCCGCCCCTCGTCGTTGGTTTTGCTGCGGAGACGGGAACCGACGAGGAGATTCTCGCTTACGGTGCAGACAAGGCTGCGCGTAAGGGAGCGGATTTCATTTGCCTCAATAGGGTGGGTGAAAGCGTCGGTTTCGGCGATGTTCCTAACGACATTCGCCTCCTCGATGCAAGCGGGCGCATCGTCGGCCGTTACGTCGGCTCAAAGGACGAGGTGGCCACCGGTCTTGTCGGCCATATGGCCTCATTCCTTGATAGTCTAAAGCGGTGA
- a CDS encoding methionyl-tRNA formyltransferase — protein sequence MRIIFAGTPEAAVPTLRALLSSSHEVALVITRPPARRGRGKTMYPSPVAEVAAEAGVELLETTTLKTPESAQRIDDVKADLGVVVAYGGLVPPDVLAMPSRGWVNLHFSDLPRWRGAAPVQWAIREGDEATASCVFKLEEGLDTGDIYSRVAVPIGHESAGDLLTSMAEAGAHQVLGVVDALADDSAFAVAQAPEGVSHARRLEHIDGYVSFTHDATHEDRIIRSVTPNPGAYTVLPGGGRMKLGVATPVDRDDLAPGQLEVTKKQVTVGCASGALVLGQVAPAGKSWMDGAAWARGARPSDELRLGGEAED from the coding sequence GTGCGCATTATTTTTGCTGGTACCCCCGAGGCCGCAGTTCCTACACTGCGCGCCCTACTGTCGTCATCTCACGAGGTCGCTCTCGTTATCACGCGTCCGCCCGCCCGGCGCGGTCGCGGAAAGACCATGTACCCGTCCCCAGTGGCGGAAGTAGCAGCGGAGGCCGGCGTGGAGCTCCTGGAGACTACGACCCTCAAGACCCCCGAGAGCGCGCAGCGCATCGACGATGTCAAGGCAGATCTCGGCGTGGTTGTTGCTTACGGTGGCCTCGTGCCGCCAGACGTGCTCGCCATGCCCAGCCGCGGCTGGGTGAATCTGCACTTTTCGGACCTACCGAGGTGGCGTGGTGCCGCCCCCGTCCAGTGGGCGATTCGCGAGGGGGACGAGGCGACGGCGTCGTGCGTGTTCAAGCTCGAGGAAGGCCTGGATACGGGTGACATCTACTCGCGCGTCGCGGTTCCGATTGGCCACGAGAGCGCGGGCGATCTGCTCACGTCGATGGCCGAGGCCGGAGCGCACCAGGTGCTCGGCGTCGTGGATGCGCTCGCCGATGACAGCGCGTTCGCGGTCGCTCAGGCCCCTGAGGGCGTGTCGCATGCGCGTCGTCTCGAACATATCGACGGCTACGTGTCGTTCACCCACGATGCCACACATGAGGATCGCATCATTCGATCCGTCACCCCGAATCCCGGTGCCTACACGGTGTTGCCGGGCGGAGGCCGCATGAAGCTCGGGGTGGCAACCCCGGTTGATCGCGACGATCTCGCACCCGGCCAGCTTGAGGTCACGAAGAAACAGGTGACGGTCGGATGCGCGAGCGGCGCGCTCGTGCTCGGCCAGGTCGCGCCTGCCGGTAAGTCTTGGATGGACGGTGCCGCCTGGGCCAGGGGAGCGCGTCCTTCGGACGAGTTGCGTCTCGGCGGAGAGGCGGAGGACTGA
- a CDS encoding primosomal protein N: protein MTSQQGMLDGFDPPRSRSAQIARVLVDVDLPHMDRPLDYVVPDNLIDEALVGHLVRVRFSGARVDGWIVERTRRDVLDETAHIESVVSSIPVLTPALYETARRIATRFLATTSQVLSLAIPPRHARGERQVLEQEAPSWPSLDTPSHSRHWGSYAAGQALLNRLSAGESPRAVTTALRPSMHGCVTDAVAATVSSGRSVIIVAATGEEAAQIARVLEEDLGVSVALTGGEATPEERYRVHAAATLGHVPIVVGTRSAVWVPCAKLGLIVICDDGDDRLRERRFPRCDVLDVAVQRCAVEGAGLLVASYARSVKAQALVRSGWAASLDPSPSALRDATPRVHMHGATEAEREGASGHMRIPQAALRMIRQGLREGPVLIQVAASGYWPTVVCRRCGERARCRHCSGPLAAGGGGEVTCTWCARATQTWRCPHCSGTELRAARVGSTRTAEEIARNLPDASVLESSAAHRISRQLPSRPTVVVATSGAEPSVDGGYAAGIILDAHALAGRAELWAPEEAARRWINALSLVRPGRPSLVVGTIPEALGQALVRWSLTDYADRLLDEREALGFFPATTMVALDGPAAQVRQVAEQVMREGGAELVGTVVRPATREGEENEVRTLVRTPLAGASSMLAVLADIRRSRSARKVPLVKMSVNPPELF, encoded by the coding sequence ATGACTTCCCAACAGGGCATGCTTGACGGTTTCGATCCGCCGCGTTCGCGCAGCGCGCAGATCGCACGTGTGCTCGTGGATGTCGACCTACCACACATGGATCGGCCACTCGACTACGTCGTCCCAGACAACCTTATCGACGAGGCCTTGGTTGGGCACCTGGTTCGCGTGCGCTTTTCTGGCGCACGAGTCGACGGATGGATTGTTGAACGCACGCGCCGCGACGTACTCGACGAGACCGCCCACATTGAGTCCGTTGTCTCCTCAATTCCGGTGCTCACACCCGCTCTGTACGAGACTGCTCGCCGCATCGCCACACGTTTTCTCGCCACAACATCCCAGGTTCTTTCTCTTGCGATTCCTCCCCGGCACGCCCGAGGAGAACGGCAGGTGCTGGAGCAGGAAGCGCCGTCCTGGCCCTCGCTCGATACTCCGTCCCACTCACGACACTGGGGCTCGTACGCCGCCGGGCAGGCTCTACTGAACCGACTGTCCGCAGGAGAATCGCCGCGCGCGGTCACAACCGCACTGCGTCCTTCGATGCATGGATGCGTGACCGACGCCGTCGCTGCGACCGTGTCGTCTGGTCGTAGCGTTATTATCGTCGCCGCAACCGGCGAGGAGGCCGCGCAGATCGCGCGCGTGCTCGAAGAGGACCTCGGTGTTTCCGTCGCTCTCACAGGCGGCGAAGCAACACCCGAGGAACGTTACCGCGTGCACGCTGCCGCGACTTTGGGGCACGTTCCGATCGTCGTCGGGACGCGTTCGGCCGTGTGGGTCCCGTGCGCGAAGCTCGGCCTCATCGTGATATGTGATGACGGCGATGACCGCCTGCGCGAGCGTAGGTTCCCCCGCTGCGACGTTCTTGACGTGGCCGTCCAGCGGTGTGCGGTCGAGGGGGCCGGTCTTCTCGTTGCGTCGTACGCGCGGTCGGTGAAGGCACAGGCTCTCGTCCGTTCCGGATGGGCGGCGAGTCTTGATCCTTCGCCCAGTGCGCTGCGCGACGCAACTCCTCGCGTGCATATGCACGGAGCGACGGAAGCAGAGCGTGAGGGAGCCAGCGGCCACATGCGCATTCCCCAGGCGGCGTTGCGGATGATCCGCCAGGGGCTGCGCGAAGGACCTGTGCTCATCCAGGTCGCGGCCTCAGGATATTGGCCCACGGTCGTGTGTCGTCGCTGCGGGGAGCGCGCTCGCTGTCGTCATTGCTCCGGACCTCTCGCCGCAGGCGGTGGGGGAGAGGTGACCTGCACGTGGTGTGCGCGCGCGACACAGACATGGCGATGCCCGCACTGCAGCGGCACCGAGCTCCGCGCCGCCCGCGTTGGCTCCACACGCACCGCTGAGGAGATCGCGCGCAACCTTCCGGATGCCTCGGTCCTGGAGTCTTCGGCGGCCCACAGGATTAGCCGCCAACTGCCGTCGCGTCCAACGGTCGTCGTGGCTACCTCTGGTGCGGAGCCGAGCGTCGACGGCGGCTACGCCGCCGGGATCATTCTCGACGCTCACGCGCTTGCCGGGCGAGCCGAACTGTGGGCACCCGAGGAGGCCGCGAGGCGATGGATCAACGCGCTATCCCTCGTTCGCCCGGGCCGCCCCAGCCTCGTCGTGGGGACGATTCCCGAGGCGCTCGGTCAGGCGCTCGTGCGGTGGTCTCTGACCGACTACGCCGATCGTCTTCTCGACGAGCGCGAAGCCCTCGGTTTTTTCCCGGCGACGACGATGGTCGCCCTCGACGGACCCGCTGCGCAGGTGCGTCAAGTCGCCGAACAGGTCATGCGGGAAGGCGGCGCGGAGCTGGTGGGCACCGTCGTGCGACCGGCAACACGCGAGGGAGAAGAGAACGAGGTGCGCACGCTCGTGAGAACGCCGCTGGCGGGAGCGTCCTCGATGCTCGCGGTTCTGGCCGACATTCGGCGTTCCCGCAGCGCTCGCAAGGTTCCGCTGGTCAAAATGAGCGTGAACCCACCCGAGCTCTTCTGA
- the mihF gene encoding integration host factor, actinobacterial type — translation MALPDLTPEQRAQALEKATQARRRRAEVKNALKVRSMNLSEVLELADSDEAVAKMKVVSLLESLPRVGTNTAAVLMDEYKIAQSRRVRGLGPVQRKALVERFG, via the coding sequence ATGGCACTACCTGATCTCACGCCGGAACAGAGGGCACAGGCCCTCGAGAAGGCAACTCAGGCACGTCGGCGTCGAGCCGAAGTGAAGAACGCCCTGAAGGTGCGCTCGATGAACCTGTCGGAGGTTTTGGAACTCGCCGACTCCGACGAGGCGGTGGCGAAGATGAAGGTCGTTTCGCTGCTGGAGTCGCTGCCGCGCGTCGGCACGAACACGGCTGCCGTCCTGATGGACGAGTACAAGATCGCCCAGAGCAGGCGTGTACGCGGCCTTGGCCCCGTCCAGCGCAAGGCACTCGTCGAGCGTTTCGGCTGA
- a CDS encoding vitamin K epoxide reductase family protein — protein sequence MSEAVDTEEFLPAYETESARRAWRRRTSLEMIVSGLIGLVTSFVLSIEAWQLAADSSARFGCDISSVLSCSAVAQTWQARILGFPNAFLGIFFEAVVLAISVAIFAGVRFPRWYMLGTNLLYTIALFFAFWLFGQSYFIIQVLCPWCLLITLTTTLVFGGITRINIRDGVIPVPAILRRSVAQGLDWALWGLIVFVVLAMVIAKYGLKLLG from the coding sequence ATGAGCGAGGCTGTGGACACTGAGGAGTTCCTACCCGCGTACGAGACTGAGTCGGCGCGCCGCGCGTGGCGCAGGCGCACGAGCCTGGAGATGATCGTTTCCGGTCTCATCGGCCTCGTCACGTCTTTCGTGCTGTCGATCGAGGCGTGGCAACTCGCCGCGGATTCATCGGCCCGCTTCGGCTGCGATATTTCCTCCGTGCTGTCGTGTTCAGCGGTCGCGCAGACGTGGCAGGCCCGTATCCTCGGCTTTCCCAACGCCTTCCTCGGCATCTTTTTCGAGGCCGTCGTTCTCGCGATATCCGTTGCGATATTCGCGGGTGTGAGGTTTCCGCGTTGGTACATGCTGGGCACGAACCTCCTGTACACGATCGCTTTGTTCTTCGCGTTCTGGCTCTTTGGGCAGTCCTATTTCATTATTCAGGTTCTATGCCCGTGGTGTTTGCTTATCACGCTCACGACGACGCTCGTGTTTGGGGGTATTACCCGCATCAATATTCGTGACGGCGTGATTCCTGTGCCCGCCATCCTTCGTCGAAGCGTCGCACAGGGGCTCGACTGGGCCCTGTGGGGCCTTATCGTCTTTGTCGTCTTGGCCATGGTGATCGCGAAGTACGGCCTGAAGCTTCTCGGCTGA
- the pyrF gene encoding orotidine-5'-phosphate decarboxylase: MNIATPAATSRVCFGDRIYAAMRAHGPVCVGIDPHAGLLHEWGLDDDANGVREFSLRVIEALGGRVGAFKPQAAFFERHGSRGVAVLEEVIAVCREVGSLCIVDAKRGDIGSTMDGYAHAFLSDSSPLAGDAVTLSPYLGVRSLMPALELARDTGRGVFVLALTSNPEGASVQHARGEDGMSVAGHIVSQLADFNRRCEQQHLGPVGIVVGATVGDAVKRLGIDLASLNGAFLAPGVGAQGAGPAQVREVFAGAQDAVLASSSRAILRSGPSVKGLRDAYRATVDSLQ, translated from the coding sequence ATGAACATTGCTACGCCTGCCGCCACCTCCCGCGTCTGCTTCGGCGACCGCATCTACGCGGCGATGCGAGCCCATGGTCCAGTCTGCGTGGGCATCGATCCGCACGCTGGGCTTCTGCACGAATGGGGACTTGACGACGACGCGAACGGTGTGCGAGAGTTTTCCCTTCGCGTCATCGAGGCCCTCGGCGGTCGGGTCGGTGCTTTCAAGCCTCAGGCCGCATTCTTTGAGCGGCACGGGTCTCGCGGCGTTGCCGTTCTCGAAGAGGTTATAGCGGTGTGCCGCGAAGTCGGCTCGCTGTGTATCGTCGACGCGAAACGTGGTGACATCGGCTCGACAATGGACGGTTATGCGCACGCTTTCCTCTCGGATTCGTCGCCACTCGCCGGCGACGCCGTGACACTTTCTCCATATCTCGGCGTTCGCTCACTCATGCCGGCGCTCGAGCTGGCGCGCGACACGGGCAGGGGAGTATTCGTCCTCGCTCTGACGTCGAATCCCGAGGGGGCCTCTGTTCAGCATGCTCGCGGTGAGGATGGAATGAGCGTCGCGGGACACATTGTGTCCCAACTGGCGGACTTCAACAGGCGGTGTGAGCAACAGCACCTCGGCCCTGTGGGCATCGTCGTTGGTGCCACCGTGGGCGACGCCGTCAAGCGTTTGGGCATCGATCTCGCCTCCCTCAATGGCGCATTTTTGGCTCCAGGAGTAGGTGCGCAGGGCGCTGGCCCAGCGCAGGTCAGGGAGGTTTTCGCAGGAGCGCAGGACGCAGTTCTTGCGTCATCGTCCCGGGCAATTCTGCGTTCTGGGCCGAGCGTTAAGGGCCTGCGAGACGCCTACCGTGCGACGGTCGATTCACTGCAATAG
- a CDS encoding transcription antitermination factor NusB, giving the protein MSERRYADGYRKLRKADEPRRIAYEVLHEVATQGAFANIILPKALRQARRDGHFSDRDAAFTSELVHGTLRAIGRLDWVIARHIDRPLADLDPRALVVLRMGAHQLLDMRVPDHAAVSATVDVAREHLTDGPVRFVNAVLRSITREDPSERETDMDAIEDADEALGVRYSHPSWMVAAFRDALTAHGYPQEELLDVLEADNEVPTVTLVARPSLMSVDELADEAEDILDTRVALGAVSPVAVLLESGDPARLPSIRDGRAGAQDEGSQLAALIAASAPVEGGADECWLDLCAGPGGKAALLAGLAARVGARVTANEVHPHRARLVERTTRQFDSIEVVSGDGRTFGGGRSAWPLASFDRVVVDAPCSGMGSMRRRPESRWNRKPEDVEELTVLQRELLDRAVALTRTGGVLTYITCSPHAAETREQVERLLDAGGVELLDTVALANECAPEALDVPASAGVIAGHTGRTLQLWDHRFGTDLMFVACLRKR; this is encoded by the coding sequence ATGAGCGAACGTCGCTACGCAGACGGATACCGCAAGCTGCGCAAGGCCGATGAGCCTCGCCGCATCGCCTACGAGGTTCTCCACGAGGTCGCCACGCAGGGCGCTTTCGCGAACATCATCTTGCCCAAGGCGCTGCGTCAGGCACGCCGCGACGGCCATTTCTCCGATCGCGATGCTGCTTTCACCTCAGAGCTCGTTCATGGCACGCTGCGCGCGATCGGACGACTTGACTGGGTGATCGCGCGTCACATTGATCGTCCCCTAGCTGATCTCGATCCGCGCGCGCTCGTCGTTTTGCGGATGGGTGCGCACCAGCTTCTCGACATGCGTGTACCCGACCATGCCGCTGTGTCTGCGACGGTCGATGTCGCCCGCGAGCACCTCACGGACGGCCCCGTTCGCTTCGTCAACGCTGTCCTGCGTTCAATCACACGCGAGGATCCGTCCGAGCGCGAGACTGACATGGACGCCATCGAGGACGCCGATGAAGCCCTCGGCGTGCGTTACTCGCACCCTTCCTGGATGGTCGCGGCGTTCCGTGATGCCCTGACGGCACACGGGTACCCGCAGGAGGAGCTGCTCGACGTCCTTGAGGCCGATAACGAGGTTCCCACGGTCACCCTGGTCGCGCGTCCGTCCCTGATGAGTGTGGACGAGCTGGCCGACGAGGCCGAGGACATTCTCGACACGCGCGTCGCGCTCGGTGCCGTCTCACCCGTCGCGGTCCTCCTCGAATCCGGTGACCCCGCACGACTGCCGTCGATCCGCGACGGACGTGCGGGGGCACAGGACGAGGGTTCGCAGCTCGCCGCTCTCATCGCAGCATCCGCACCCGTTGAGGGGGGAGCCGACGAGTGTTGGCTCGACCTGTGTGCCGGTCCCGGTGGGAAAGCCGCCCTGTTGGCCGGTCTTGCAGCGCGCGTGGGCGCGCGAGTCACCGCTAACGAGGTGCACCCCCACCGCGCCCGCCTCGTCGAACGAACGACCCGACAGTTTGACTCCATCGAGGTTGTCAGCGGCGACGGTCGCACCTTCGGCGGGGGACGGAGTGCGTGGCCGCTCGCCTCTTTCGACCGCGTCGTCGTCGATGCGCCCTGCTCGGGCATGGGCTCGATGCGTCGGCGCCCGGAATCGCGCTGGAACCGCAAGCCCGAGGATGTCGAGGAGCTGACTGTTCTCCAGCGCGAGCTACTCGACCGCGCCGTCGCCCTGACGCGCACCGGGGGGGTGCTCACCTACATCACGTGTTCGCCGCACGCGGCCGAGACTCGTGAACAGGTGGAGCGTCTGCTCGACGCTGGTGGTGTCGAGCTACTCGACACCGTCGCACTCGCGAACGAGTGTGCGCCCGAGGCGCTTGATGTGCCCGCCTCGGCCGGAGTCATCGCCGGCCATACGGGGCGCACGCTACAGCTGTGGGACCACCGTTTCGGTACGGATCTTATGTTTGTGGCCTGCCTACGCAAGCGCTAG